One region of Streptomyces leeuwenhoekii genomic DNA includes:
- a CDS encoding HAD family hydrolase, whose translation MASTTRTAPTVGFDLDMTLIDSRPGIHACYTELSARTGTHVDADLAVTRLGPPLEQELAHWFPAERVAATADLYRSLYPATAIAATPALAGAREAVAAVRAAGGRAIVVTAKYEPNAKLHLEHLGIEPDAVIGDLWAEQKAVALREHGASVYVGDHLGDIRGARAAGAHSVAVATGPYGVEELRAAGADTVLADLTEFPAWLAAYREAPEGPADAARA comes from the coding sequence ATGGCCTCCACGACCCGTACCGCCCCGACCGTCGGCTTCGATCTCGACATGACGCTGATCGACTCCCGCCCCGGCATCCACGCCTGCTACACGGAGCTGTCGGCGCGGACGGGCACCCATGTCGACGCCGACCTGGCGGTGACGCGGCTCGGGCCGCCCCTGGAGCAGGAGCTCGCCCACTGGTTCCCGGCGGAGCGGGTGGCCGCCACGGCCGACCTGTACCGGTCGCTGTATCCGGCGACCGCCATCGCGGCCACGCCCGCGCTGGCCGGCGCCCGCGAGGCCGTCGCCGCGGTCCGGGCGGCCGGCGGGCGGGCGATCGTCGTCACCGCCAAGTACGAGCCCAACGCCAAGCTGCACCTGGAGCACCTCGGCATCGAGCCGGACGCGGTCATCGGCGACCTGTGGGCCGAGCAGAAGGCGGTGGCGCTGCGCGAGCACGGCGCGAGCGTCTACGTCGGCGACCACCTGGGCGACATACGCGGGGCGCGCGCGGCCGGCGCCCACTCCGTCGCCGTGGCCACCGGCCCGTACGGCGTCGAGGAGCTGCGCGCGGCGGGCGCCGACACGGTCCTGGCGGACCTGACGGAGTTCCCGGCCTGGCTCGCGGCCTACCGGGAGGCGCCCGAGGGGCCGGCGGACGCGGCGCGCGCCTGA
- a CDS encoding cold-shock protein has translation MPTGKVKWFNSEKGFGFLSRDDGGDVFVHSSVLPAGVEALKPGQRVEFGVVAGQRGDQALSLTLLEPTPSVAAAQRKKPDELASIVQDLTTLLENITPMLEKGRYPEKTSGKKIAGLLRAVADQLDV, from the coding sequence GTGCCCACCGGCAAGGTCAAGTGGTTCAACAGCGAGAAGGGCTTCGGCTTTCTCTCCCGCGACGACGGCGGTGACGTCTTCGTCCATTCCTCGGTCCTCCCCGCCGGAGTCGAGGCCCTGAAGCCGGGCCAGCGCGTGGAGTTCGGCGTCGTCGCCGGGCAGCGCGGCGACCAGGCCCTGTCGCTCACGCTGCTGGAGCCGACCCCGTCGGTCGCCGCCGCCCAGCGCAAGAAGCCGGACGAGCTGGCCTCCATCGTGCAGGACCTGACGACCCTTCTCGAGAACATCACGCCGATGCTGGAGAAGGGCCGCTACCCCGAGAAGACCTCCGGCAAGAAGATCGCCGGGCTGCTCCGCGCGGTCGCCGACCAGCTCGACGTCTGA
- a CDS encoding 1,4-dihydroxy-6-naphthoate synthase, which translates to MTGEQPSPTREQSAAGGTRTAGEPLRIAYSPCPNDTFVFDALAHGRVPGAPALEVTFADIDLTNGMAERGEFDVLKVSYAVLPYVLHEYALLPCGGALGRGCGPLVLTREAGLDLSGRTVAVPSEKSTAYLLFRLWAADTVPGGVGEIVVMPFHEIMPAVRDGKVDAGLVIHEARFTYQNYGLHKLADMGEHWEATTGLPIPLGAIIAKRSLGEETLTLLADSIRASVRAAWDDPEVSRPYVMEHAQEMDPAVADQHIGLYVNEFTAHLGEDGYAAVRGLLTRAAAEGLVPALGPDALSFP; encoded by the coding sequence ATGACCGGCGAGCAGCCCTCCCCGACTCGTGAGCAGTCCGCGGCCGGTGGTACCCGCACGGCCGGTGAGCCCCTGCGGATCGCGTACTCGCCCTGCCCGAACGACACCTTCGTCTTCGACGCCCTCGCCCACGGCCGCGTGCCCGGCGCCCCCGCGCTGGAGGTGACCTTCGCCGACATCGACCTCACCAACGGCATGGCCGAGCGCGGCGAGTTCGACGTACTGAAGGTGTCGTACGCGGTGCTGCCGTACGTTCTGCACGAGTACGCGCTGCTGCCCTGCGGAGGCGCGCTGGGCCGGGGCTGCGGGCCGCTGGTGCTCACCCGCGAGGCCGGCCTGGACCTGAGCGGCCGTACGGTGGCCGTGCCGAGCGAGAAGTCGACGGCGTACCTGCTGTTCCGGCTGTGGGCCGCGGACACCGTGCCCGGCGGGGTCGGCGAGATCGTGGTGATGCCGTTCCACGAGATCATGCCGGCCGTACGGGACGGCAAGGTCGACGCGGGCCTCGTCATCCACGAGGCGCGCTTCACCTACCAGAACTACGGGCTGCACAAGCTCGCCGACATGGGCGAGCACTGGGAGGCCACCACGGGGCTGCCGATCCCGCTCGGCGCGATCATCGCCAAGCGGTCGCTGGGCGAGGAGACGCTGACGCTGCTGGCCGACTCGATCCGGGCCTCCGTGCGCGCCGCGTGGGACGACCCGGAGGTCTCCCGCCCGTACGTGATGGAGCACGCCCAGGAGATGGACCCGGCCGTCGCCGACCAGCACATCGGGCTGTACGTCAACGAGTTCACCGCCCATCTGGGCGAGGACGGCTACGCGGCCGTGCGGGGGCTGCTCACCCGCGCGGCGGCCGAGGGCCTGGTACCGGCCCTCGGCCCCGACGCGCTGTCCTTCCCCTGA